A genomic region of Spea bombifrons isolate aSpeBom1 chromosome 9, aSpeBom1.2.pri, whole genome shotgun sequence contains the following coding sequences:
- the FCER1G gene encoding high affinity immunoglobulin epsilon receptor subunit gamma, with product MRILTFLTLCLLRVQMAAALQEPETCYILDALLFLYGIILTVLYCHLKIKTKKEESERAALYERLKHPEAQIYSEINMGPGGVESKKGACEGVYTGLGPVEKATYEKLNLKGMDAGITGTDQIPPSWICARRDFRRARVFTSGHARSTVH from the exons ATGCGAATACTCACATTCCTGACGCTCTGTCTTCTAAGAGTTCAGATGGCAG CTGCTTTACAGGAGCCGGAGACTTGTTATATATTGGATGCTCTCCTTTTCCTCTATGGTATTATCCTGACGGTGCTCTACTGCCACCTCAAG ataaaaacaaagaaagaggaaagtgagaGAGCTGCTTTGTACGAG CGTCTCAAACATCCTGAAGCGCAAATCTACAGCGAGATCAACATGGGACCGGGGGGCGTAGAATCCAAG AAAGGAGCGTGTGAAGGCGTATACACC GGTCTGGGCCCCGTGGAGAAGGCAACGTATGAAAAACTCAACTTGAAGGGAATGGACGCCG GGATCACTGGCACAGACCAGATTCCACCGAGCTGGATCTGTGCACGAAGAGATTTCCGACGCGCTCGCGTGTTCACAAGCGGACATGCAAGATCCACGGTGCATTAA